One window of Colias croceus chromosome 6, ilColCroc2.1 genomic DNA carries:
- the LOC123692657 gene encoding uncharacterized protein LOC123692657 produces MKLFIAVPHYWQLHLAHRSTHWVDSEMVELIARRRLPALEHEELREPWSRSEAASCPLNGGYVLITEGEISFVGDDCDLYISKYSAGIDGYQVESNHPLKAPEHVQPIEVVSDSE; encoded by the exons ATGAAATTG TTCATTGCTGTGCCGCATTACTGGCAGTTGCATCTTGCGCACCGCTCGACTCACTGGGTGGATTCAGAAATGGTGGAATTGATTGCCCGGAGACGGCTCCCAGCCCTGGAGCACGAGGAG CTGAGGGAACCGTGGTCTCGGAGCGAGGCCGCCTCGTGCCCACTGAATGGAGGATACGTGCTCATCACCGAAGGCGAGATCTCCTTTGTCGGTGACGATTGCGACCTGTACATTAGCAAATACAGCGCTGGCATTGATGGTTACCAAGTAGAAAGCAACCACCCTTTGAAAGCACCAGAACACGTACAACCTATTGAAGTTGTTAGTGATAGCGAATAA